From a region of the Dictyostelium discoideum AX4 chromosome 2 chromosome, whole genome shotgun sequence genome:
- the ppr2 gene encoding protein phosphatase 4 regulatory subunit 2: MTLVEYSETLKKSLEEFCKQDKKVVTPELNSIIENISKTGITCYPWNILKELFYFKLNEILDIFEKEYIATSSTTTTSTTTTTTNTSSSSTNSPQSPQSPQSPQLNVNIKDEEMQKIKNQVNLSGLIKMKKEFLDSFKESKLSPFTVQRLCELIINYKMYTSFSKYLCAVEKMLNVSTLPHLTPEEVIEFNKNQNSGSRLNSSTNTTTTTTTTTTTTTPTEKGNNDQPNLDSFAFSSSFTTSFPSDTTSSTSTSLSTDQEMKDLDVEQQKDDTDNTANENESK, translated from the exons atgacATTAGTTGAATATTctgaaactttaaaaaagtCATTGGAAG aattTTGTAAACAAGATAAAAAAGTTGTCACACCAGAATTAAATAGTATTATAGAGAACATTTCTAAAACAGGTATCACATGCTATCCTTGgaatatattaaaagaattgttttattttaaattaaatgaa attttggaTATATTTGAAAAGGAATACATTGCAACATCATCCACAACAACTAcatccacaacaacaacaacaactaatacatcatcatcatcaaccaaTTCACCACAATCACCACAATCACCACAATCTCCACaattaaatgtaaatatcaaagatgaagaaatgcaaaaaataaagaatcaaGTTAACCTTTctggtttaattaaaatgaaaaaagaatttCTTGATAGttttaaagaatcaaaatT atcaCCATTTACAGTACAAAGACTTTGTGAattaattatcaattataaaatgtATACATCATTTAGTAAATATTTATGTGCAGTtgaaaaaatgttaaatgtATCAACACTTCCTCATTTAACACCTGAAGAAGTGATCGAATTTAATAAGAATCAAAATTCAGGGTCAAGATTAAATTCATCAACCAATACAaccactacaacaacaacaaccactactactacaactcCAACTGAAAAAGGAAATAATGATCAACCAAATTTAGATAGTTTTGctttttcatcatcttttaCAACATCATTCCCTTCTGATACAACCTCCTCTACTTCAACATCACTCTCCACTGATCAAGAAATGAAAGATTTAGATGttgaacaacaaaaagatgATACCGATAATACAgctaatgaaaatgaatcaaaataa
- a CDS encoding hypothetical protein (Similar to Dictyostelium discoideum (Slime mold). CIGB protein), with product MMEPINYKNISFNDIKLDSNCNSSSSSSSSSIGSNRSGSGGGGAISRKSFDCSTSNGISEFGGDDGGCGGGCGGDMGNNINISINKRHNSVNSISSNKNINCLYHDLNDLITYCNDCERMICVQCIVSNDHCGHKFTEISKPFASSLLEKFQKQQFPNLLGYRESDKHIISALDYCCNDVERQHIESVKQVKQHFQKLIESIQSIEKDIIEKLQSTVEWNKELQNSIKQQFERDSKKIDSIISKHHSKINGYQIDQIYDFETKQHIEIIKDSDQCTPLLKRRLEILNNNSSSKIKFKNDLLTFNMEIFDEIKEKVLNFTKIENVEYKDLKSTKQHLMLNKKIQPYNIDYYLCHGEPIPLGETSVALDSKYSSKSICIQSNKSIDRLLLCNGFKLSLSEFKIPDSIKTLRIGDIKYSWDANSIPSSVTELHLCDGFNHILSSGMIPNTVTKLYLYDIKQPLTMGSIPSSVNELHMCDGFSLQLAPFVLPNSITSLSIGEIKYSILPEFIPSSVKKIRLYSSFNHPIIPQNISESVETLVLFNIKLNLENKVIPKSIKELHLCDGFEQQIQPFSIENGGKLEKLVLCDIKEKLLKNSIPNSVKKLIFLGYNHQLENGILNDSLELIYFSKSFTHPIDNNLIPNNIEIIKK from the coding sequence atgatggagccaattaattataaaaatatatcatttaatgatattaaattagATAGTAAttgtaatagtagtagtagtagttcaAGTAGTAGTATTGGTAGTAATAgaagtggtagtggtggtggtggtgcgATTTCAAGAAAAAGTTTTGATTGTAGTACTAGTAATGGTATTAGTGaatttggtggtgatgatggtggttgtggtggtggttgtggtggtgatatgggtaataatattaatattagtattaataaaCGTCATAATTCAGTAAATAGTAttagtagtaataaaaatataaattgttTGTATcatgatttaaatgatttaattacaTATTGTAATGATTGTGAAAGAATGATATGTGTACAATGTATAGTTAGTAATGATCATTGTGGTCATAAATTCACAGAGATATCAAAACCATTTGCGTCAAGTTTATTagagaaatttcaaaaacaacaattccCAAATCTATTAGGTTATAGAGAAAGTGATAAACATATAATTTCAGCATTAGATTATTGTTGTAATGATGTCGAGCGCCAACATATAGAATCGGTAAAACAAGTCAAacaacattttcaaaaattaattgaatcgaTTCAGTCCATTGAAAAGGATATCATTGAAAAATTACAATCAACAGTTGAATGGAATAAAGAATtacaaaattcaattaaacaGCAGTTTGAAAGAGATTCAAAGAAAATCGATTCGATAATTTCAAAACATCATTCGAAAATCAATGGTTATCAAATTGACCAAATTTACGATTTTGAAACTAAACAacatattgaaattattaaagattcaGATCAATGTACACCACTATTAAAAAGAAGATTGgagattttaaataataattcctcttcaaaaattaaatttaaaaatgatttactTACATTTAATATGGAAATATTTGACGAgattaaagaaaaagtattaaatttcacaaaaattgaaaatgtagaatataaagatttaaaatcaacTAAACAACATTTAATGTTAAATAAGAAGATTCAACCttataatattgattattatttatgtcATGGTGAGCCAATTCCATTAGGTGAGACATCGGTTGCATTGGATTCAAAATAttcttcaaaatcaatttgtATTCAGTCAAATAAAAGTATTGATAGATTGTTATTATGTAatggttttaaattatcattgaGTGAGTTTAAAATAccagattcaattaaaacattgAGAATTGGTGATATTAAATACTCTTGGGATGCAAATTCAATACCATCAAGTGTAACAGAGTTACATCTATGTGATGGTTTTAATCATATTCTTTCGAGTGGTATGATACCAAATACAGTtacaaaattatatttatatgataTTAAACAACCTTTAACTATGGGTTCAATACCATCAAGTGTAAATGAATTACATATGTGCGATGGATTCAGTTTACAATTGGCTCCATTCGTTTTACCAAATTCTATAACTTCATTAAGTATaggtgaaattaaatattcaattctACCAGAATTTATACCATCAAGTGTAAAAAAGATACGTTTATATAGTAGTTTTAATCATCCAATTATTCCTCAAAATATTTCAGAATCTGTTGAAACTttagtattatttaatattaaattaaatcttgaaaataaagtaataccaaaatcaattaaagaattacaTTTATGTGATGGATttgaacaacaaattcaaccattctcaattgaaaatggtggAAAATTAGAGAAATTGGTATTATGtgatattaaagaaaaactattaaaaaattcaataccaaattctgttaaaaaattaattttcttaGGTTATAATCATCAATTAGAAAAtggtattttaaatgattctttagaattaatttattttagtaAAAGTTTTACTCatccaattgataataatttaattccaaataatattgaaattataaaaaaataa
- the CYP525A1 gene encoding cytochrome P450 family protein, translating into MDTTKNNDEFDISYFLTCSIFGFILWILTEQILKYYNKTNKNNKYNLPKGPSFLKWFINYLFNFYDLKLSNNKEEDNNNNNNKSNNSLSQEELIEDTSENTVLKWFNQLNSDNYSVSFFGRPMIFTRDTTISKYILSSNNIDNYTKPPDSSGVLIRLAQNSILMSEGDQWRYHRSIINQPFSSKNVKLMIPTIITTINKLINHLNNNNNNNNNNNNNNNNNNNNNNNNNNNNNNNNNNNNNNNNNNNNNNNNNNNNNNTIIIDIHSYCTKLTFDIIGKLSIGYDFNSIESSDNDNDNNDDDDISKQFDFILNEMIRPIRRFSSYLPLYNDIKLFKFLNELESIIKGAINSRSLITDNNNNKTYKKNFLLDNLLDDNVKEKDIIGNINTFLLAGHETSANLLTFIFYLLSTHNNVQNDLYNHLIENQKKKINKDNKFTEEDEDYQSIEFLDWVIYETLRLFPPAPMIGRTSKNDDILKSGNNNNNNNNNISIPSETLILISVYAIHRDPKLWKDPNIFNPYRWKNIENINNRSDFIPFSSGGRVCVGQKFSIVEARIIISKLILNFELSFNNLKSKPFKIYQRATLTPKYPVFLNFKKRENK; encoded by the exons atggatacaactaaaaataacgatgaatttgatatatcttattttttaacGTGTTCAATATTTGGTTTTATATTATGGATTTTAACTGAG caaattttaaaatattataataaaacaaataaaaataataaatataatttaccaAAAGGTCCAAGTTTCTTAAAATggtttataaattatttatttaatttttatgatttaaaattatcaaataataaagaggaggataataataataataataataaaagcaATAATAGTTTAAGTCAAGAAGAATTAATAGAAGATACAAGTGAAAATACAGTACTAAAATGgtttaatcaattaaatagtGATAATTATAGTGTATCATTCTTTGGTAGACCAATGATATTCACAAGGGATACAACTATtagtaaatatatattatcatcaaataatattgataactATACAAAACCACCCGATTCATCTGGTGTTTTAATTAGATTAGCTCAAAATAGTATTTTAATGTCTGAAGGTGATCAATGGAGATATCATAGATCAATCATTAATCAACCATTCTCTtctaaaaatgttaaattaaTGATACCAActataataacaacaataaataaattaattaatcatttaaataataataataataataataataataataataataataataataataataataataataataataataataataataataataataataataataataataataataataataataataataataataataataataataataataataataataacaatactaTAATAATAGATATACATTCATATTGTACTAAATTAACATTTGATataattggtaaattatcaattggttATGATTTTAATAGTATAGAATCAAGTGATAacgataatgataataatgacgatgatgatatttcaaaacagtttgatttcattttaaatgaaatgatTAGACCAATTAGAAGGTTTTCTTCCTATTTACCTTTAtataatgatataaaattatttaaatttttaaatgaattagaATCAATTATAAAAGGTGCAATTAATTCAAGATCATTAATtactgataataataataataagacctataaaaagaattttttattagataatttacttgatgataatgttaaagaaaaagat ataattggaaatataaatacatttttattaGCAGGTCATGAAACATCAGCAAATTTATTgacatttatattttatttattatcaacacATAATAATGTtcaaaatgatttatataatcatttaatagaaaatcaaaaaaagaaaataaataaagataataaatttacagaagaggatgaagattatcaatcaattgaatttttagatTGGGTAATTTATGAAACATTAAGATTATTCCCACCTGCACCAATGATAGGTAGAACttcaaaaaatgatgatattttaaagagtggtaataataataataataataataataatatatcaatACCAAGTGaaacattaattttaatatcagtTTATGCAATTCATAGAGATCCAAAATTATGGAAAGATCCAAATATATTCAATCCTTATAGATggaaaaatattgaaaatattaataatagatcTGATTTTATACCATTCTCAAGTGGTGGTAGAGTTTGTGTTGGTCAAAAATTTAGTATAGTTGAAGCAAGAATTatcatttcaaaattaattttaaattttgaattatcatttaataatttaaaatcaaaaccatttaaaatttatcaaaGAGCAACTTTAACTCCAAAATATccagtttttttaaattttaaaaaaagagaaaataaataa
- a CDS encoding transmembrane protein, giving the protein MTILASISSIGNVKSISKSNNVSLSNSSSSLQSMNSIQCGGCGNGGLLGAVGGLVGGVLTGTGVIVGSVLHGVGSILTGGSNNCGCN; this is encoded by the exons atgacAATCTTAg cttcaatctcttcaattggtaatgttaaatcaatttcaaaatcaaataatgtatcattatcaaattcatcatcttctttacAATCAATGAATTCAATTCAATGCGGTGGTTGTGGAAATGGAGGATTACTCGGTGCAGTCGGTGGTCTCGTTGGTGGTGTTCTTACTGGTACTGGTGTAATTGTTGGTTCTGTTTTACATGGAGTTGGTTCCATTTTAACTGGAGGCTCAAATAATTGTGgttgtaattaa
- a CDS encoding cystine knot domain-containing protein — MVKCSISSIGNVKSISKSNNLSSLSNSSSSLQSMNSIQCGGGCGNGGLLGGVGGLVGGVLVGTGVIVGSVLHGVGSILTGGSNNCGCN; from the exons ATGGTAAAGT gTTCAATCTCATCAATTGGTAatgttaaatcaatttcaaaatcaaataatttatcatcattatcaaattcatcatcttctttacaatcaatgaattcaattcaatgtggtggtggttgtggaaATGGAGGATTACTCGGTGGAGTTGGTGGTCTCGTTGGTGGAGTTCTTGTTGGTACTGGTGTAATCGTTGGTTCTGTTTTACACGGAGTCGGTTCCATTTTAACTGGAGGTTCAAACAATTGTGgttgtaattaa
- a CDS encoding cystine knot domain-containing protein: MTILGSISSIGNVKSISKSNNLSSLSNSSSSLQSMNSIQCGGGCGNGGLLGAVGGLVGGVLTGTGVIVGSVLHGVGSILTGGPNNCGCN, translated from the exons atgacaATCTTAG gTTCAATCTCATCAATTGGTAatgttaaatcaatttcaaaatcaaataatttatcatcactatcaaattcatcatcttctttacAATCAATGAATTCAATTCAATGTGGCGGTGGTTGTGGAAATGGAGGATTACTCGGTGCAGTTGGTGGTCTCGTTGGTGGTGTTCTTACTGGTACTGGTGTAATTGTTGGTTCTGTTTTACATGGAGTTGGTTCCATTTTAACTGGAGGTCCAAACAATTGTGGctgtaattaa
- a CDS encoding hssA/2C/7E family protein yields the protein MTILGSISSIGNVKLISKSNNLSSLSNSSSSLQSMNSIQCGGGCGNGGLLGGVGGLVGGVLVGTGVIVGSVLHGVGSILTGGSNNCGCN from the exons atgacaATCTTAG gttcaatctcttcaattggtaatgttaaattaatttcaaaatcaaataatttatcatcattatcaaattcatcatcttctttacaatcaatgaattcaattcaatgtggtggtggttgtggaaATGGAGGATTACTCGGTGGAGTTGGTGGTCTCGTTGGTGGAGTTCTTGTTGGTACTGGTGTAATTGTTGGTTCTGTTTTACACGGAGTCGGTTCCATTTTAACTGGAGGTTCAAACAATTGTGgttgtaattaa
- a CDS encoding cystine knot domain-containing protein, producing the protein MTILGSISSIGNVKSITKSNNLSSLSNSSSSTQSMNSIQCGGGCGNGGLLGGVGGLVGGVLVGTGVIIGSVLHGVGSILTGGSNNCGCN; encoded by the exons atgacaaTCTTAg gTTCAATCTCATCAATTGGTAATGTTAAGTCAattacaaaatcaaataatttatcatcattatcaaattcatcatcttctaCACAATCAATGAATTCAATTCaatgtggtggtggttgtggaaATGGAGGATTACTCGGTGGAGTTGGTGGTCTTGTTGGTGGTGTTCTTGTTGGTACTGGTGTAATCATTGGTTCTGTTTTACACGGAGTCGGTTCCATTTTAACTGGAGGTTCAAACAATTGTGgttgtaattaa